The DNA region AAATGGTAATGACAGCCACAAGGGTTTTGTAAACTCTCTGGTATTATTTTCCTCCATGTACAAATGTATATGTCTTGTCTCAATTTTTGTGCTTTAATAAAAAGATTTTCGGACAGCACTGGTCCTGATGTCTCTGGTGGACTTGGGAGGGCTATAGCCTACCAAAGTACAGGCTAAGGGCCTACTAAGATTGCTGAGGTGACAAGATCGATCGTTGGTGGCTGAACTGTGATAGATGACAGGCCACTCAACTCTAGGGCAGAACCCTTTCCAAGAGTGAAAGGTAGAAAGGAGGGCCCTGGCTGTGGCAACTTGACCTCTTCCAAaggcatttaaatttttttagccAGGCATGTTGGTGCATACcgtttagttccagcactcactcgagaggcagaggccatcagatctcttgagttcgaggccagactgatctacaaagtaagttccaagatagccagggctactcagagaaaccctgtcttcaaaaaccaaataaacgAATGAATAAGCGCCTGAGTATGTGTGATGATCAGAGAACTTGctggagtctgttctctctcttcacCCAGTGGGGCGATGGGATTTTCATGTCCACTGCTTCTGGTCTTGAAGGGCAGGGAGAAAGCCTGCTCCTTCTCCAGCCCCCTACGTGGGTGGTCTCTAGGAAGTGGAGTGCTGAGTGTTCCCATGTGATAGTGTCCGAAGTCCTCGACACACCTCTACAACCACTGAAGACTGTCTGAAACCTGCCTGGCAGTCCTTGGCAGAGGGTGTCACCCAGCCCGCGGCAGGCGGGGAGGAGCCTCAGAGGGGAGGTGTCGAGTCGCGCTTCCGGCGGGCAGCACTGGGGCTGTGTGGAGTCCCGCCTTGCCGCCCCTCGAGCGCCCCCAGCTTCGCTGCTGGCCGGAACCTGCACCCCAAACCAGGAAACACCTGGCGGCGGGCGCGGGATGGCTGGGTCCGGCTGGGGTCTCCCTCGGCTGGACGGTTTCATCCTTACCGAGCGCCTGGGCAGTGGCACGTACGCCACGGTGTACAAGGCCTACGCCAAGGTGGGTGTGGGCGGGTTGTGCCCGAAGTGTCCGGGCGCTGGGCACTCGGCTCCTGTGCCAGCCAACTCCCTGCAATCCCGGCTGGGTGACAGGCCAAGCTGTGCAGGAAAGGCGACCACCTTGAGAGCAGTAAGGCCAGCGGCTGCCTGGCACCAGGCGGATGGAGGAGGCGGGAGCTAACCGCCCcttttaggttttaaaaaaacCACGCCAGTTTGGTCTGGAGGGGCGGGCGTGACCTAAGGGAACCTCGCTATCAGTGGTTGAAGAACCGGCTCGGCACGGAAGTTGCCTTAGGACTGGGAGGAGTCTAGGGTCAGACTCCCAGGAGGAAGCACCAGTTAGAATGCAGAGTGGCTAGCTCTTTAAATAGTGACACCCACCCCCGCGCCACTCTAGAAAGTGATGCCATAGGTTAGAAGCATGGCATTGGCACTTGCCATGCTGGGGTGGGAAGCCAGGATTCCAGAGATGCCTCATTGATTTGAGAAGTTGAAACTGGGAAATTTGGAGACCCGAGGAGAGTGGACAGACCCAGACAGGGAAAGGTTGCTGAGGGAACCAGAGCCCACTCCAGCCCGTGGGGTCGGCCCCTTCAAGACAGAGACCCCAAATTTCCTGTACCACAGAAGGCTACTCGGGAAGTGGTAGCCATAAAATGCGTGGCCAAGAAAAGTCTCAACAAGGCGTCAGTGGAAAACCTCCTGACTGAGATTGAGATCCTCAAGGGCATTCGGCACCCCCATATCGTGCAGCTGAAAGACTTCCAGGTCTGAGCCTGGGATGGGGTTCCCTCcaaaggaggctgaggaagggacACTGCCTAAAGCTGTCTCTTTACTTTCAACCACAGTGGGACAATGACAATATCTACCTCATCATGGAGTTCTGTGCAGGGGGTGACCTGTCTCGCTTCATCCATACCCGCAGGATTCTGCCTGAGAAGGTGGCCCGTGTTTTCATGCAGCAGTTGGGTAAAAAAGCCTGTGGCACACCCCATGCCCTCTTCTCCCCTATTCCAGAGCTTTGCAGTCtcccatgtgtgtgtctctagCGTTTGTGGGGAATTCAGACTTCCTCATGGTGAACATGATGTAAGAACCTTGTGGAATCTTCCAGGGCCCAGTAGGTGGAACCCAAGTGCTTTAGCAAGGGAGAATGCAAAGTCCAAAAGGGCTTAGGCTTTTCTGGAGGCTCCTTGAAGGGAAGACGATCTTATGAAGGGTGCAAAAAGCAGGCACCTGGGAACTCTTAGAGGTAGCTAGAGTCTTGTGCTTCCCTATATTCTGTAGAACAGCTCTACAGCTGTAAGGGATAGAGGGAGgcctggggaggggagaggcggGTAGGAAAGAGGCTCTAACTTATTTGCTCATGGCTGACTCCTCAGCTAGTGCCCTGCAGTTCCTGCATGAACGAAACATCTCTCACTTGGATCTGAAGCCGCAGAACATCCTCCTGAGTTCTTTGGAGAAGCCCCACCTGAAACTGGCAGGTCTGCAGCAGCAGGGCGGTGTTTTAGAGTGGGTAAACCGTAAGCTCCTGGCTGGATAGTGACCGGTCAGGAGCTACAGGGGTGAGCCCATCGCCGAAAGGTAGCTCCCATTCTCAGGCTGCCCACACTTCATGTCCTACAGTGTTGTGGGAGGAGCTAGGGATAAAGTCTGGGTCAGAGTTGGGGTTCAGTCTGGAAATAGTGCCAATGTGTGAACAGCATCCAGGAGCAGTCTATGAGCCAAGACCCAACTTGATCTGCTATTAGAATCAGGGCTCAGTCTGGACAGCTGGGTAGAATACATAGCAGTGGGCAGGTGTTTGTGGCTTCTGATAAGATTTAAAGAATAGACTTGAGTTTGGAGGCCAGAGAGCATGGTATAATTTAGTGCTGGGGTCAAGGGTGGGGCTTTCTGTGGGGATTGCATTTGAGATAGGCTTAGGGAAAAGGTGCTTAAGAGGCCATGTACCATGCGGAGGGTTTCCAGCCCAGAGGGGATAATAGGAGTGCTGTGTGTCAGTAGCACTGGAGAGGTGGCAGGAGTGATGCAGGTGAgtctggggtggggaggagctcTGACGGGAATCACAGAGGCAGCTGGGATTTGAGCCCTGTGCCTGGCCTCTTTCTTGCCTGCAGACTTTGGCTTTGCCCAGCATATGTCCCCGTGGGATGAGAAACATGTGCTTCGTGGCTCCCCGCTCTACATGGCTCCTGAGATGGTGTGTCGGCGGCAGTATGACGCGCGTGTGGACCTCTGGTCTGTGGGGGTCATCCTGTACGGTGAGGCctttgtttccttgttgtccACCCTGAGAGTTACTCTGGGTTTGGGCCAGGCTTCTCTGGGCCTCTCCTGGGTTCTAATGAGAATTAGGGGCTCTGCTCTGAGGGATTTTGGCCCCCTTTCCATGGGTGAGCTGGGCAAGACTTAACCCAGTTCCCTTCCAACCTCCCCTCTGTCTTCTTCCACAGAAGCTCTCTTTGGGCAGCCTCCCTTTGCCTCCAGATCGTTCTCAGAGCTAGAAGAGAAGATTCGTAGCAATCGGGTTATTGAGGTGTGTCTGGCAGGGTCTTGGCATCCACTGGGGATTGAGGGACTCAAGGCCCAGAAGTTTGCTCACCACTGCTACCGACTGCAGTGTAGGCTCTAGCCCTTTCGTGGCAGTGGAGCATGCTCTGCGGTGGAAGCCTAGAATCTGGCCCATTCCTGATCAGCCACAGCAGGCAACAGATGACCAGGTCCAATCTTACCGTagtcctgggctacatgaaaatGCCCATCTGGTAGGAGCCTGATAAGGGATGCCTGGCTCCCTCCCTGCACATCACCTGGACCTGCCATGTCTCTACCAGATCTCAGATTACCCACCAGCAAACATGTACCCCTTGTGGGGGTTCCCAACGGACCCTGGGCTTTGGGCTCAGATGTTGGAGCCTCATATGATGTGTCCCTGCTCTGTGCCTCTGTAGCTCCCTCTTCGGCCCCAACTCTCCCTAGACTGCCGGGACCTGTTGCAGCGACTTCTAGAGCGGGACCCCAGCCATCGAATCTCCTTTCAGGACTTCTTTGCCCACCCCTGGGTGGACCTGGAGCACATGCCTAGTGGGGAGAGCCTGGCACAAGCAGTAAGCAGACCGATGGGGATAGGGTGGGCAGGGTCTCATGCGCCCGTTCTTGGTGGTTAATAGGTGACTGGCTCACAGAAGCAGAGCAGGTGGCCAcagggcatgggggtggggttgcTGACTGGCACTGGTTGCTGTGGCATTAGGAGGGTAGGTCTGACCGCCGATCCTCCAATCCCCCAGACAGCCCTTGTGGTGGAGGCCGTGAAGAAGGACCAGGAGGGGGACGCTGCTGCTGCCCTGTCACTCTACTGCAAGGCCCTGGACTTCTTTGTACCTGCACTACACTGTGAGGCCCAGGCCATTCCTATAACCTGGGTGCAGAGGGTACAGGAGTTGGGTCATGCTCCCCATGCAGAGATTAGGGGAGACAGTGCAGAAGATCAACCTGGAACTTAGTATCTGAGGATTGCAGCAGGCTTACTGTGGGGTAGGCTTCCAGTACAGATTCCTCATATGAACCCTTTACCTTCTGCAGACGAAGTGGATGCCCAGAGGAAAGAGGCGATTAAGGCGAAGGTGGGTGATCTCCCCAGGAGAAAACGGGTGGACCTCTGAAAAATGGCATTCTTAGATTTGAAACCACTCTCACAAGACAAGGCTGGGGGAAGTGAATGAGCCAGGCTAGCTTGTTTGTATCTGACATGGTTAGTGTGAGGCAGCCACTAAGGGACCAGAGGCATCGGAGGTGGGTGCAGGATAGGGGGATAACCCTCAGCCCCTCATTCTCTTACAGGTGGGGCAGTATGTGTCCAGGGCAGAGGAGCTCAAAGCCATTGTCTCCTCCTCCAATCAGGCCCTGCTAAGGCAGGGCACAACTGGCCAAGAGCTGCTGCGAGGTAGGCTTCGGTTCCTGGTCTGTGCATAAGTCCTGGCACTCCCACTCCATCTCCAGGGAGACTGACAGGGCCTTCCTATGCAAAACAACAGGCTGCTCCCTCACTAAGAGCCTTTACTCTCACATCAGAGATGGCCCGTGACAAGCCACGCCTCCTAGCTGCCCTGGAAGTGGCCTCAGCTGCCATGGCCAAGGTTTGTGCTCATTGGGAGGAGTCCAGGTGGGACAGGAGGGAAACCAAGGCACAATATGGAATGTGTTGCCCCTCTGGCTGTAGGAGGAGGAAGCTGGCAAAGAGCAGGATGCCCTGGACCTGTACCAGCACAGCCTCGGGGAGCTGCTACTGCTGTTGGCAGGTAAGGCCCCAGCACCGATACTGCCCCTACCTCTGGCTACCCTATCCTTACCATCTTCCCTTCCTTACAGCAGAAGCCCCAGGCCGAAGGCGGGAGCTCCTTCACACTGAGGTACTCAGTGGGGCTGGGAGTCAGGAcgttctccttcccctcctcctactCAGGTCTGTGGGACCTCCTTAGATTGCATATGGAGTTTCcctgcctcagaattgtgaggtCAATGACCCAGGACTTAAGTGCCTGGATAAACCAAAAGTCTGCCAGACTCCTGCAACAGGGAAGTCTTCCTAGAGAAGAGAACAAATAGAGTTATCAGACAAGGCCATTCTAATGAGACAGGGTTCTGGGGAGCACCAGGGGTGGGGAGGCACTTGACTTGAACCCTCCTCACGTCTGCACATGTCTTCTCTTGGCAGGTTCAGAACCTCATGGCTCGAGCTGAATACCTGAAGGAGCAGATCAAGGTGGGCATGAGCGAGCCACACTGGGCAGTGGGTTGTGGGTTCCTCCTCTCTGTGGTTGTGTGTGCACCCAGGCTTCCGACTCTAACTGACTCTGCCTTAGCCCTTGCTCTGCTTTTCATCCCACAGATCAGGGAATCTCACTGGGAAGCAGAGAGTCTGGACAAAGAGGGGCTGTCGGAGTCTGTTCGAAGTTGTAAGTCCTGCCCTGGGGTCTGACAGCCCATAGCAGGGTTATAGGTTCTGGCTCTCTTGTCAGAGACCCAAACCTGACCTTGCTCTTTCACCTGTGTTAGCTTGCACACTGCAGTGACTCCAGAAGAACCTGTGCATGGAACATGAACCTAGAGAGAAGCTTCGTACCAAGCCAGGTTGATGCCTGTGCACCTGGGACCTCTGGATGAGCTCCTCCCACCTCCTagttcccagcattcctcagtgtTCTCCACCCTTGGGGCATCTGGTGGCAGGTGTACTAAACTCTGGGAGAATTACTTTAATATGACTTTGTCATTAGGTGATGGCTGACCTAAGCCTGTTAGCTTTAGGACACCATCACCCTGTTGTTTTTTTCTGcaaagagggcatcatatctcttcAAGACACTTCAGTTCCTTCCCTACTACCAAGCAGCTGCTGTACCTGGGCCAACCCTTCCTGGGAACCTGTATTCCAACCCTACTTTCTTCTTGCACTGGAATGGGACAGTCTGATACCCTCAGGGACTACCTACCCTACAGTATGCACTCAGCCCCACAGACTCTCCAGTCTTCCTGGGAGCTCACAGCCGCCCTCCTTTTCAGTTCTTTAAGACAATCCATCATGCATGAGAGTCGTGTCTTTTGTCAAGGTGGAGTACCTGTGAGAATTCCAGACCTGTCCTTGCCTTGGCATGGAGGAGGGGGTCTGCAAACCCCTTCTTACAGCTCGCTTTGAGGGGATATGCCCCACTAGTCACATGGTGGGCCCTGAGCTAGAGCTGGGTCTTGGCTGAGTCTTCCCTTCTGTCCTGTTAAACTGTGGAAACATCCACAGCTTACACCCTGTGTGAGCTGGAGAAGAACTTACATACCTGGAGTTactgggggatttttttttaacagtaccCCCAATCATCATCTTGTTTCAGATTTTTCAAATTCTTATTGAAGGCTGATCTTGAATAAGGTGCAAGGGAGCTGTTCTGCCACAGATGACCCCATATGACAAGCGCTGAatgtccctttctttcttcctttcttcctttctttctttctttctttctttctttctttctttctttctttctttctgtgtgtaggtgtggtgtgtgtgtgtgtgtgtgtgtgtgtgtgtgtgtgtgtgtgtgtgtgtgtatgaagggtTATTTCTAAAGTTAGAGAATATTGGTGATTTCCAATCATTCTGCCCTAACTGCCTCCTTAGGACAAAGTGAAACATCCTCCTGGCTAGAGGCTGGAtgtatgtcaagaatgtagatcATTGTTTCTCTATTAAATTATTTTCCATATTTATGCACCTCTTCTTGCCTTGGAAAAATAGGTGAAGTCACCCTGCTCATAACCAGAAAAGGTTGGGGAGCCTGGGTAGTGTGGTCCCAGAGGGACATGACTGTATGTCTGCCTTTCGCCTTTAGTCTCTGGGGATCCCAGAGTTCTGCTGACTGCCACCATTCCTGCCAACCACCTAGTATGTGTTGTTGGGAGCAGGGGGGCAGGATGGACAGGCCTGGGAACCCAACCAGGCCTTTTCTCTCCATACTTCCCCACAGTGGCAGATGGTAGCTCTCGAGGACAGTCCTCTCTAGACCGCCCATCCCACCCTGCACTTCCACCAGGCGCCTCCTCACTCTGAGCCAACAGTGAGTCAGCAAGCTGGGTTTTAGGAAGAGGGGATCTTTAAGGGTTTCTTCTCATATCTAGTCCCCGAGAGATCAGGGTAATTTCTAACAGTCCCTCACCTTAATTATCCTCAGGCCTATTACCGTGGGTCTGATACAGGAGGAACAAGACAGAATGAATCAATCCCCTGAAGCCTTTGGCCTAGCCATTGCGGGACAGTGTAGAGCAGTGTCCTATAGGGCAGCTGGAGCTGCTGAAGTCCCTACTGGTTCCATTCCTTGGCCCAATGCTTAGACTGTACAGTTGGGTTATTGGTGAATGAGCCCAGTAGGACTTTTACAAGATGGTGTGTGTAGGCCTGGTATATAGCACaagtacaataaaatattattttcaaatgtAGGGAGAAAAACGTACTTGAGATTTTCTTTGGAAATAAAGCAGATGAAAAGTTTCAGTAAGAAAGattagggaaaggaagaagggggtgACTGGAGAGGCCTGGCTGGGAGGGGACAGGATGACAGGATCGGTgacaggaagggagaggggcaTTGTGTCTCCAGACCGTTGTTTACTGTGGCGACTGCACCTCCCAGCTGGCTGGGAACAGGGGCCTGAAATTCTTACACAGGGTGTCAAGCAATGGGCCCGCAAGAGGCGCCCAACGCAGGAGGAGCATGGGAATCTTTGGCCCTCCCACACATTGAATTGATGTCCTCCAGGCTGTTCCCTGTgaagcagggaggcaggcagtcTAGGAGCCGGAGCAAGTGGGGAGTAGGCTCCAGAGAGTTCCCCCTGGTGGCACGGGCTTAAAGGAAACTTCAGATCggcttttcaaatatttttcatttgagAGACGGAGAATCGCTGCCACTTCTTCAAGGCTTTCAAATATGTCCATCCAGGAGCTTCACCTCCTTGCCGTCCCATCTCCGCTCTCTGACTAGGAGACTGAGCCAAGGTCAACTACCCGGCCTCCACCTCCTATTTTCCCATGGTCCTGCCCTAGAAGGAGCAGATGAGCCTTTGGAATAGACCACCGGAACCAGGTGTCTCTGGGCCCAGCCTGCCCCGCCCCCACAAcctgtttttttcattttatttcccaCTGGGGACATAGGAAAGGATGTaagttatctgaaaggaaggaatccAGCCCCAGAGGCCAAGTACCTGGCCCCAACtatgagactgaggcaggaggaatgagACACATCAATGGCCACTCTCCCCCCCACTGTAAGTTGCACTACCAAGCTATCCCTCGAAGTACCACACACGCAGAAACAAAGTCTTGTCCAAGCTCACAGGTAGACCTACATTCGCCATTGTAGAAATGCCGGCACAGGTCTTGCCGAGTGAGGCAGAGGCGGCCTCAGCCTTGTTGTGCCCCTGGAC from Rattus norvegicus strain BN/NHsdMcwi chromosome 8, GRCr8, whole genome shotgun sequence includes:
- the Ulk3 gene encoding serine/threonine-protein kinase ULK3 isoform X2 is translated as MKGAKSRHLGTLRASALQFLHERNISHLDLKPQNILLSSLEKPHLKLADFGFAQHMSPWDEKHVLRGSPLYMAPEMVCRRQYDARVDLWSVGVILYEALFGQPPFASRSFSELEEKIRSNRVIELPLRPQLSLDCRDLLQRLLERDPSHRISFQDFFAHPWVDLEHMPSGESLAQATALVVEAVKKDQEGDAAAALSLYCKALDFFVPALHYEVDAQRKEAIKAKVGQYVSRAEELKAIVSSSNQALLRQGTTGQELLREMARDKPRLLAALEVASAAMAKEEEAGKEQDALDLYQHSLGELLLLLAAEAPGRRRELLHTEVQNLMARAEYLKEQIKIRESHWEAESLDKEGLSESVRSSCTLQ
- the Ulk3 gene encoding serine/threonine-protein kinase ULK3, whose product is MAGSGWGLPRLDGFILTERLGSGTYATVYKAYAKKATREVVAIKCVAKKSLNKASVENLLTEIEILKGIRHPHIVQLKDFQWDNDNIYLIMEFCAGGDLSRFIHTRRILPEKVARVFMQQLASALQFLHERNISHLDLKPQNILLSSLEKPHLKLADFGFAQHMSPWDEKHVLRGSPLYMAPEMVCRRQYDARVDLWSVGVILYEALFGQPPFASRSFSELEEKIRSNRVIELPLRPQLSLDCRDLLQRLLERDPSHRISFQDFFAHPWVDLEHMPSGESLAQATALVVEAVKKDQEGDAAAALSLYCKALDFFVPALHYEVDAQRKEAIKAKVGQYVSRAEELKAIVSSSNQALLRQGTTGQELLREMARDKPRLLAALEVASAAMAKEEEAGKEQDALDLYQHSLGELLLLLAAEAPGRRRELLHTEVQNLMARAEYLKEQIKIRESHWEAESLDKEGLSESVRSSCTLQ
- the Ulk3 gene encoding serine/threonine-protein kinase ULK3 isoform X1; this encodes MAGSGWGLPRLDGFILTERLGSGTYATVYKAYAKKATREVVAIKCVAKKSLNKASVENLLTEIEILKGIRHPHIVQLKDFQWDNDNIYLIMEFCAGGDLSRFIHTRRILPEKVARVFMQQLASALQFLHERNISHLDLKPQNILLSSLEKPHLKLADFGFAQHMSPWDEKHVLRGSPLYMAPEMVCRRQYDARVDLWSVGVILYEALFGQPPFASRSFSELEEKIRSNRVIELPLRPQLSLDCRDLLQRLLERDPSHRISFQDFFAHPWVDLEHMPSGESLAQATALVVEAVKKDQEGDAAAALSLYCKALDFFVPALHYEVDAQRKEAIKAKVGQYVSRAEELKAIVSSSNQALLRQGTTGQELLREMARDKPRLLAALEVASAAMAKEEEAGKEQDALDLYQHSLGELLLLLAEAPGRRRELLHTEVQNLMARAEYLKEQIKIRESHWEAESLDKEGLSESVRSSCTLQ